The segment AGCCGTATTTACAACTCGCAATGAGTTGTACAAAGCGATTTTTAATGGCTTTTTCACCCCTTTAAAAAGCGTGGATTTGCTAAATTCACACTCCACGCTCACTCCATGAAAAGGGCGTGGCATTCGCACCACTTCTGCGCCAAAAGCCTTAGCCAAACATTGATGACCTAGGCATATACCTAAAATCTGCTTTTTAGCCCCAAGAGCCTTGATAATATCCATACAAACTCCAGAATCATCAGGTGTGCCAAAGCCTGGTGAAATAATGATTTTATCAAATTTATTAGCATATTTTATAGCTTTTTTAGCTTTAGCAAAATCATTTTTGACTACCTTGACTTTGGCCCCTAACTCCTTTAAATAATAGACTATATTATAGGTAAATGAGTCATAATTATCTATTAGTAAAACTCTCATAACTCCACCTTGATAGCGCCACGAAGTGAGTTAATAGCGTAAATTTCTTTAGCATTTTTTAAATCATCTAAACCCAAAATCGCCTCTTTTATCTCGCCAAATTTCAGCAGTCTCTCACGCAAAGTCCCAGCCAATAGACCACAATCTAATTTTGGCGTTAATAGCTCACCGCCGATATTTAAGACGATATTTGAGCGACTCCCCTCGCATAGCTCATCTCTTTGATTAAGATAAAAAATATCAAAAAGCCCATCATCTATAATCCTCTCATCTCTTAGCGTGGTTTTGTGATACAATAGATCATTACAAGAGTTTAGGCGGTTTTGGCTAAT is part of the Campylobacter lanienae NCTC 13004 genome and harbors:
- a CDS encoding anthranilate synthase component II — protein: MRVLLIDNYDSFTYNIVYYLKELGAKVKVVKNDFAKAKKAIKYANKFDKIIISPGFGTPDDSGVCMDIIKALGAKKQILGICLGHQCLAKAFGAEVVRMPRPFHGVSVECEFSKSTLFKGVKKPLKIALYNSLRVVNTAEFDILADIKVENKSIIMAIKHKKYSCYGVQFHPESILQAQGKKILKNFLNLK